The Planctellipticum variicoloris DNA window TGGCGAAAGAGGGCCGCGATGGACATCAGCCTCTACGCATTTCCGCTCGCGTTCACCGGTTCGGCGAGGGCGCTGCGATGTCCTGATCGACCGTGCGTTCTACGGCCCATGCCATGACCAACTGCGAGAGCTCTTCGTCCCGCTTCAGAACGCTCTCCCAGACTGGACGCGAGGCATTGGAAGTCAACGACGGATGCCAGAGCCACGGTGCCGACAATTCTGACTCATTACCGGACCCCTGGAGAACGAGTTGCGCCCCCCAGACCCTGAGCAACATGGCGATGCCGGTCGCAAGCGGCGTGAGCCACTCTTTGGGATCATTCCCTGAATGCGTTCCCAGGCGAGTGCGCATTTCACCGACCAGAAGCTCGATCAATCCAGTCGTCACTTCTCGATCCAGCAGCACGTGTGCCGCTTCACAGGCAATAGCAACGCACAGCGGAGCCAGCGGAGCTTGAAGTCCCAGGGTCGTCTCGCAGTGCAGGAGAACTGCCGCACCGTACAATGGAAACCAGATGTCGGGCGGAGATCCCCAATGACGAACAATGCCTGATATTGTTTCGGACCAGACCCAGCGATACTCGTCGAGTTCCCGGACGGGCCAGTGGCCACTGGAGGCCGGGAGGAGGATGTCCTGAATGGTCAGCCTGCCGGACAGCCACAGATCGGGGCCAAGGGCTTCCCTCAGACGATCGGCGTCCATTTTGAGGACATGGGGGCCAATGATTTTCAGGATCGCTTCGCTGTCCGCCTTTCCGCGGGCCAGCGAATCGCAAACGGACTTCCATTCCGAGTGAGCGTCCTTGGCAGACATGCGATTCTCCCGTTTCTGGTGCTCAACTCAGCGGCAATTTCATCCGACGGCAGCCGGGTTGCCTACGCACAGCGTGCGGCGCCCTCGGCCTTCGAGGCCCAGTCGGCGGACTGCAGTCACTCTTTGTTCCCATTCGCGGTCACCGGCTCGCCGAAGACGATGCGATGTCCGTCGGGCGTCCGGAGGACAAACTCGCGGAGCCCCCAGGGTCTGGTTTGCGGCTGCGACAGGATCTCTGCGCCCCGACTGGCGACTTCGTCGTGCAGCCGGTCGACGTCGTCGACGATCAAATGCACGAACCACGAGTGATCGCCCAATTCGCCCGCAGGCGTCGCGTCCCGGCACTCGCCCAGCATCAGCCGGAATCCGTTCCGGGACAGAAAGCTCCAGCCATCAACCCCATCCCCGCAGTCGCGCTGAAAGCCCAGCACGTCCATGTAGAACTGCGTGGCGGCGGCCAGATCGCGCACGGCGAGAACGCAGCGGGAATTGATAATCTGCGGCATCGCTGCCTCCGGAAGGATACGAACCGGCTGACATTCACGCATGGAGGGGACTTACTGAGAATACGTCGTTCTTCCCCACCGTCAATGTCGTTGTCAACAGACATCTTCGTCATTGTCATTGCGTGAAATCGCGGCCGCTTTCCCGTAGGCTTGGCGCTTTCCTCACCTTCCCAGGAGCCCCGCACCATGCAGCTTGGCTTCGTCAGCGCGATCCTCCCGGAACTCTCCCTGGCCGACGTCGCACGCAACGCCGCCGCGATCGGTTTTGACTGCGTCGAAGTCTGCTGCTGGCCCGTCAGCAAGGCCGAACGCCGCTACGCCGGCGTCACGCACATCGACGTCACCGACTTTTCGCCGGCCCGCGCCGACGACGTGCAGGCCACGCTCGCCGAGACTGGCGTCCGGATCAGCGGGCTGGGTTACTATCCTAATCCCCTGACCCCCGTCGCCGAGGAATCCGCCGCCGCGGTCGCTCACCTCAAAAAGGTCATCGCTGCCGCTCCGCTGCTCGGGCTCGACCGCGTCAACACGTTCGTCGGCCGGGACTGGACGAAGTCCGTCGACGACAACTGGCCCCGCTTTCTGGAGATCTGGCGGCCGTTGATCAAGTTTGCCGAGGACCACGGCGTCCGGATTGGCATCGAGAACTGCCCCATGTCCTTCAGCAAGGACGAATGGCCCGGCGGGAAGAACCTGGCGATTTCGCCCGCCATCTGGCGGCGGATGTTCGCCGACATTCCCAGCGCAAACTTCGGACTCAACTACGACCCGTCCCACATGATCTGGCAGCACATGGA harbors:
- a CDS encoding sugar phosphate isomerase/epimerase family protein, with the translated sequence MQLGFVSAILPELSLADVARNAAAIGFDCVEVCCWPVSKAERRYAGVTHIDVTDFSPARADDVQATLAETGVRISGLGYYPNPLTPVAEESAAAVAHLKKVIAAAPLLGLDRVNTFVGRDWTKSVDDNWPRFLEIWRPLIKFAEDHGVRIGIENCPMSFSKDEWPGGKNLAISPAIWRRMFADIPSANFGLNYDPSHMIWQHMDYLQPLREFHEKLFHVHAKDVRIDRDRLNDVGILAMPAQYHTPKLPGLGDVNWGQFFSTLTDVGYQGPVCVEVEDRAYEGPLAARLASLRQSHTYLRNYIPTE
- a CDS encoding VOC family protein, which translates into the protein MPQIINSRCVLAVRDLAAATQFYMDVLGFQRDCGDGVDGWSFLSRNGFRLMLGECRDATPAGELGDHSWFVHLIVDDVDRLHDEVASRGAEILSQPQTRPWGLREFVLRTPDGHRIVFGEPVTANGNKE